The genomic segment TCCGATCCTCTTTATTTTCTTCCAATTTATCCAGGAAAAATTGAGCAGCACAGCGACACAGGAACACCAGGCAAAAGAACCGGCTGCTCTGGAAATTCCGGTACATACAAATAATTAGCATATCATGACAACAACGAAATATATGAATAGACAAGCTAAACTTCTGGCGGTTTCGATCTTATCTTTTGTCGCATGGTCCTGCAGCACGGAAAAGCTGGTGAGCAACAAACAACATGCTCCCAGCCTCCCCGAGCAGTATCGTGATCAGGGCGCAGTACCGCAAGCAGGCAACATCGGCTCTATTCCATGGCGGGAATTCTTTAAAGATCCTACCTTACAAAGCTTAATAGATAGCGCCATTCAGCATAACCTTGATATGCAGCTGGCCCTAAAAAATATCGAAGCCGCGCAACTGAGTTTAAAACAAGCAAAAGCCAGTTACCTTCCGGCAGCACAGTTGCAGATCAGGGCAAATAGTACCAACCCGTCCAATAACAGCATGAACGGATTGAGTCTCGGCCAGTTCTTAGGTCAGCACCATGTCGAAGATTATACCGCCTCAGTAGGACTCTCCTGGGAAGCCGACTTGTGGGGTAAAATCAAGAGCCAGAACGCCGTCGCCCTGGCATCCTATCTGCAGACAGAAGAGGCCCGAAAACTTATTCAGACTCAGGTGGTCGCCCAGGTGGCACACGGCTACTATCAGCTTTTGATGCTCTATACGCTTCGCGATATCGCAAATCAGAATCTGCAGCTCAGTGATACGACCTTGCGGATTGTCAAACAGCAATATGAAGTAGGCGATATTTCTTTACTTGCCTTAGAGCAGGTAGCGGCACAACGCTTATCGGCAGCAGCCCTGATTCCTGATTTCGAACAGCAGATCCGTATCCAGGAGAATGCCATCCAGATTCTCAGTGGCAAACTTCCAGCGCAAATCAACATAGTGAAGCAGCTGACTGATGTACGCTTTCCCGAAAATCTGGCGACCGGCGTCCCAGCGGACTTATTAAGCTACCGACCGGATGTCAAACAGGCTGAACTTGCAGTTACCGGATCACAGGCTTATCAGCAGTACAGCAAAGCAAAGATGTATCCCTCGCTCATCATCAGCGCCGAAGCAGGTGTAAATGCGTTCAAAGCGAGCAATTGGTTCAATATTCCCGCCTCCCTGTTTGGTGCCATTACGGGAAGCATCACCCAGCCTATTTTTCAACGTAAGGAATTGAAAACGCAGTACGAGCTCGCGCGGGTGGAACAGGAGAAAAACGTAATGATCTTTAAACAAAAAGTCATTGCCGCGGCAGGAGAAGTCTCCGATGCACTGATCTCCATACAAAAACTAAAAGAAAAACAACAAATCGCCTTGGACAGGACCAACCGGCTAAAAGAGGCGACCAAACACGCCAACCTCCTTTTCGAGACCGGCATGGCCACTTACCTGGAGGTTATTACCGCACAGAGCAACATCCTGCAGAGTGAACTTGAGCTCGCTCAGGTCAGCAAAGCGGAGCTTTCGGCCGTGGTAGACCTTTACCGTTCCTTGGGCGGTGGATGGAGCAACAATTAACGTGCAATTTTTCTAATTTTATATCACATATCTGGACGACAGGGGACCACCTAATGGGTCTCCTGTTTTTTGTTTATAAATCTTTCAAACGATGGAATAAAAAAGAACAAATGCCCCTCAGATTTGCAAGTCGGCCTTTCATTTCCGGCATAAAAAGATATTTTTCTGCCAGGTATACAAATTCAAAAAAAATCGCTATCTTATAGGGAAAACCAGTCACTCTTAAGCAGTGGGCCACATACGATTGGGTAATAATAAAATGATATTTCGGAATGCTGTTTGTACGCTTCGGCACAAAATTGTCATTCAATCCTTAGATGAATTGCGAAATTTGCGTAGATTTCAAAAGGTAAATATTAAGTAAAACGAATGCAGGATAAAGTCAACTATAAAAATGATGAAAATTTAATCAGTAAAAACAAGAAAAGGCTATTATTCACCATCCTGTCTTTTCTTCTCATCTATCTTATCGCTTATATTATTGACCCTTTTGCCAGTTGCTGGAACGGCTACTTTCAGCGAAATATCTTTGAAATACTGGGAGAATGGACATTTACCATCATTTATAGTTTCGCGATTTCCGAATTCAGCATTTTTATGCACGGCAGGCTGGACCGTGTCATTACCTGGAAAGACAGCCCCATGGAAAGACTGATCATAGAGACCGTCATCAATCTTTTCGTCGTGCTGATGATCAACCTCCTCTTGGTTTATATCATATCCCGCTATTATTATGAACTGCAGAATATCACCGTGGCGGGATCATTGGAAGAAAAAAGAGGCGTCATACAAAATATCTCAATCAGCGTGATGGTGGCACTCCTGATTATGGGAATTAACATCGGGATTCATCTGATCAACAACTGGAAAAACGAATCCATACGTGCTGCAAAACTCGGACAGGTTATCTTGGAGACCGAACTGCAATCGCTAAAACTGCAGATTGACCCCCACTTCGTTTTCAACAACCTCAGTGTACTCTCCGAAATCATTCTGGAAAATCAGCAGCTGGGTTATGAATATGCCGAAAATTTTTCCAAGATATATCGCTATCTGTTGGTCAACTCCAAAAAGGATGTCATCTCACTGGAAGAAGAACTTAATTTTCTCGATTCCTATATTTTTTTGATAAAAAATAGATTCGGCGACGGTGTTCATTTTGAGATCAACGTGGATCCGGCCAAATACAGCTACCAGCTCCCTCCTCTCACCCTACAGCTGCTCGTCGAGAATGCGCTCAAGCACAATCAGACAAACAAAAAACGGCCGTTAAGAATTAAAGTATATACCAACTCACAAAACCAGCTCGTCGTCGAAAACACCCTGTTACCTATTGAACAGGTATCGGAATCATCTGGGCTCGGCATCTCCAATATCATCAAAAGGTACGATTTACTGTCCCACCTGCAACCTCAGATTTTGAACACCGGGAGAACATTTAAAGTTAATTTACCACTAATTGAACAAGCGTCATGAGTATCACCAATATATTGATTATTGAAGACGAGAAACTGAACGCCGATCGCTTAAAACGTCTTTTGCGCGAGATCAAACCCACCGTCCAGATTCTGGATGTGCTTGATAATATTGCAGACAGCATAAGCTGGTTTAGCGACAATGAAACACCGGATCTTGTGATGATGGATATCCGCCTCTCCGACGGCCTGAGTTTTGAAATCCTGGAAAATGCCAAAATCGATTGTCCCATTATCTTTACAACCGCATTTGACGAGTATGCCGTACGCGCTTTTAAATTCAATAGCATAGACTATCTTCTTAAACCGGTAGAGAAGAAAGAACTCGCAGATGCGTTGGAGAAACTGGAAAATCTGCTGCTTCAGCAGCTAAATCACGTACCCTTACAGGGTTTGCTCGATTTTATCGCGCCTAAGGATTTTAGGGCACGTTTTTTACTTCCGTATAAAGACGGCTATAAAACCGTGGTCGTAGAGGACATTCTGTATTTCTATTCTGA from the Sphingobacterium thalpophilum genome contains:
- a CDS encoding efflux transporter outer membrane subunit — protein: MTTTKYMNRQAKLLAVSILSFVAWSCSTEKLVSNKQHAPSLPEQYRDQGAVPQAGNIGSIPWREFFKDPTLQSLIDSAIQHNLDMQLALKNIEAAQLSLKQAKASYLPAAQLQIRANSTNPSNNSMNGLSLGQFLGQHHVEDYTASVGLSWEADLWGKIKSQNAVALASYLQTEEARKLIQTQVVAQVAHGYYQLLMLYTLRDIANQNLQLSDTTLRIVKQQYEVGDISLLALEQVAAQRLSAAALIPDFEQQIRIQENAIQILSGKLPAQINIVKQLTDVRFPENLATGVPADLLSYRPDVKQAELAVTGSQAYQQYSKAKMYPSLIISAEAGVNAFKASNWFNIPASLFGAITGSITQPIFQRKELKTQYELARVEQEKNVMIFKQKVIAAAGEVSDALISIQKLKEKQQIALDRTNRLKEATKHANLLFETGMATYLEVITAQSNILQSELELAQVSKAELSAVVDLYRSLGGGWSNN
- a CDS encoding sensor histidine kinase translates to MQDKVNYKNDENLISKNKKRLLFTILSFLLIYLIAYIIDPFASCWNGYFQRNIFEILGEWTFTIIYSFAISEFSIFMHGRLDRVITWKDSPMERLIIETVINLFVVLMINLLLVYIISRYYYELQNITVAGSLEEKRGVIQNISISVMVALLIMGINIGIHLINNWKNESIRAAKLGQVILETELQSLKLQIDPHFVFNNLSVLSEIILENQQLGYEYAENFSKIYRYLLVNSKKDVISLEEELNFLDSYIFLIKNRFGDGVHFEINVDPAKYSYQLPPLTLQLLVENALKHNQTNKKRPLRIKVYTNSQNQLVVENTLLPIEQVSESSGLGISNIIKRYDLLSHLQPQILNTGRTFKVNLPLIEQAS
- a CDS encoding LytR/AlgR family response regulator transcription factor; translated protein: MSITNILIIEDEKLNADRLKRLLREIKPTVQILDVLDNIADSISWFSDNETPDLVMMDIRLSDGLSFEILENAKIDCPIIFTTAFDEYAVRAFKFNSIDYLLKPVEKKELADALEKLENLLLQQLNHVPLQGLLDFIAPKDFRARFLLPYKDGYKTVVVEDILYFYSEFKMTHARLKSGQVEIVPQTMEELEQQLDPKVFFRANRQFIIHIDAIKRLHNHFNGKLKIEIRQSEDVEILVSREKAQLLKNWLDY